One window from the genome of Natrialba magadii ATCC 43099 encodes:
- a CDS encoding thioredoxin family protein, with translation MAKESETELAAGDTAPAFELEGTDGETYTLESFADNEALLLVFTCNHCPYAKAKFDLLNDLAAEYDDVAVVGINPNDAEEYPDDSFERMQELVDDGTIQYDAYLRDASQDVAEAYGATCTPDPFLFRRDGDGTAADDDGADEFALAYQGRLDDALNPDEEPTRFHIREAIESVLAGEDVALEWEPSRGCSIKWAET, from the coding sequence ATGGCCAAAGAATCCGAGACCGAGCTTGCGGCAGGTGACACGGCACCGGCGTTCGAACTCGAGGGCACCGACGGCGAAACCTACACACTCGAGTCGTTCGCTGACAACGAGGCACTGCTGCTGGTCTTTACGTGCAACCACTGCCCGTACGCGAAGGCAAAGTTCGACCTGTTGAACGACCTCGCGGCCGAGTACGACGACGTTGCTGTCGTCGGGATCAACCCCAACGACGCCGAGGAGTATCCAGACGATTCCTTCGAGCGAATGCAAGAACTCGTCGACGACGGGACGATCCAGTACGACGCCTACCTCCGTGATGCATCGCAGGATGTCGCCGAGGCCTACGGCGCGACCTGTACACCGGATCCGTTCCTGTTTCGGCGAGACGGCGACGGAACGGCTGCGGATGACGATGGCGCGGACGAGTTCGCCCTCGCCTACCAGGGCCGTCTCGACGACGCCCTCAACCCTGACGAGGAGCCGACTCGCTTCCACATCCGGGAGGCCATCGAGTCAGTGCTTGCAGGTGAGGACGTTGCACTCGAGTGGGAGCCGTCGCGTGGCTGTTCGATCAAGTGGGCGGAGACGTAG
- a CDS encoding twin-arginine translocation signal domain-containing protein: MTDRTHTRRTVLQAAGATSVVALAAGCLSDDEEENGGGNGGGNGGDDDIDPSEWEDVDTIELDGVTAGWEGVAPDMIAGETNPTIVLFEGQEYDFTWYNEDSGTHNIEIWDEDETVVEDYQTDEVNDDEQTLSGVVASEEMAYYRCAPHSQMQAPIQVESE; encoded by the coding sequence ATGACCGACCGAACCCACACTCGACGAACCGTCCTGCAGGCCGCAGGCGCGACGTCCGTCGTCGCCCTCGCTGCCGGTTGTTTGAGCGACGATGAGGAGGAGAACGGTGGCGGAAACGGCGGCGGAAACGGTGGCGACGACGACATCGACCCATCGGAGTGGGAAGACGTCGATACGATCGAACTCGACGGCGTGACCGCCGGCTGGGAAGGCGTTGCTCCCGACATGATCGCAGGCGAGACGAACCCGACAATTGTCCTCTTCGAGGGCCAGGAATACGACTTTACCTGGTACAACGAAGACAGCGGGACCCACAACATCGAGATCTGGGACGAGGACGAAACGGTCGTCGAGGACTACCAGACCGACGAGGTCAACGATGACGAGCAGACGCTCTCCGGCGTTGTCGCTTCCGAGGAGATGGCCTACTACCGCTGTGCTCCACACAGCCAGATGCAGGCCCCAATTCAGGTCGAAAGCGAGTGA
- a CDS encoding BtpA/SgcQ family protein translates to MTTAQQDSLLDRFDRERPLIGMVHLPALPGAPEFGGDRAALHERAHEDATRLEFGGIDAIMLENFGDAPFYPETVPAHVVADMTAIASTVADAVDVPIGINVLRNDAEAALSIAAAVDADFIRTNVHVGTAATDQGVLEGRAYETVRLRERIAPDVAILADVHVKHATPVGETAIEQAALETVERGKADGVIVSGSGTGNETALEDVERVAAERSAHEIQAPVFVGSGVTADTVGNCFAAGADGAIVGTALKEDGATTNPVDSSRVESVVTAAQRAYSSDT, encoded by the coding sequence ATGACCACAGCACAGCAGGACTCACTCCTCGACCGATTCGACCGCGAGCGGCCGCTCATCGGCATGGTTCACCTCCCTGCGCTTCCCGGCGCACCCGAGTTCGGCGGCGACCGCGCCGCTCTCCACGAGCGGGCGCACGAGGATGCAACCCGACTCGAGTTCGGTGGCATCGACGCGATCATGCTCGAGAACTTCGGCGACGCGCCGTTCTACCCCGAGACCGTCCCCGCCCACGTCGTCGCCGATATGACCGCCATCGCCAGCACCGTCGCAGACGCCGTCGACGTGCCGATCGGGATCAACGTCCTCAGAAACGACGCCGAGGCAGCGCTCTCGATCGCGGCCGCTGTCGACGCCGATTTCATCCGCACCAACGTCCACGTGGGCACGGCCGCGACTGATCAGGGGGTACTCGAGGGCCGGGCCTACGAGACGGTCCGTCTCCGAGAGCGGATCGCACCCGACGTGGCGATTCTCGCGGACGTGCACGTCAAGCACGCCACGCCAGTCGGCGAGACGGCCATCGAGCAGGCCGCACTCGAGACAGTCGAGCGCGGGAAGGCGGACGGCGTGATCGTCTCCGGGAGTGGGACAGGGAACGAGACTGCACTCGAGGACGTCGAGCGCGTCGCCGCTGAGCGTTCCGCTCACGAGATTCAGGCACCGGTGTTCGTCGGCAGCGGCGTCACCGCAGACACGGTCGGAAACTGCTTCGCTGCCGGTGCTGACGGCGCTATCGTCGGGACGGCACTCAAGGAGGATGGTGCAACCACGAACCCGGTCGACTCGAGTCGGGTGGAGTCCGTTGTGACGGCAGCGCAGCGCGCGTACTCGAGTGATACCTGA
- a CDS encoding Lrp/AsnC family transcriptional regulator, protein MSEREVLELLRENARYSTADIARMTDLDESEVATAIDDLEAAGVVQGYQAVVDWDELEEERVRAEVELNVRLDRETGYDDIAERLARFPEVTALRLVSGDYDFDMEVEGDSIREVSQFISEKVAPVPEITQTVTHYVMTSYKENGIEFGDGEEDDRLSFSP, encoded by the coding sequence ATGAGCGAACGCGAGGTGCTCGAGTTGCTTCGTGAGAACGCGCGCTATTCGACGGCCGATATCGCGCGAATGACCGACCTCGACGAGAGCGAGGTCGCCACCGCAATCGACGACCTCGAGGCGGCGGGCGTGGTACAGGGCTACCAGGCCGTCGTCGACTGGGACGAACTCGAGGAGGAACGCGTCCGCGCCGAGGTCGAGTTGAACGTCCGACTCGATCGCGAAACCGGTTACGACGATATCGCAGAGCGCCTCGCCCGATTTCCGGAGGTGACAGCCCTCCGGCTGGTCAGCGGCGACTACGACTTCGATATGGAGGTCGAGGGTGACTCGATCCGCGAAGTCTCGCAGTTCATCAGCGAGAAGGTCGCACCGGTGCCAGAGATCACACAGACGGTTACCCACTACGTGATGACCTCCTACAAGGAGAACGGCATCGAGTTCGGTGACGGCGAGGAAGACGACCGCCTCTCGTTTTCACCCTAA
- a CDS encoding HAD family hydrolase, producing MTTAVYFDLDGTLCTYDEPFEAMFQRTVSPYGTPTNGAYDAYVEHLLDAVDRCEPNPYRRAFETIVTEHNFEVDATPATLAADYCDREVDATITTAGATEVLESVAATNPTGIITNGDGEQQRAKLECHGLDGRVDEVLVSNEVGVRKPDRELFATAKDRLPADDYVYVGDSYEEDIVGARDAGFQTVYVTGAGGSAVEEPAAADAVVEGVGKLRDPGSVPGSLPGVLEDVFVS from the coding sequence ATGACAACTGCAGTGTACTTCGATCTCGACGGAACGCTCTGTACGTACGACGAACCCTTCGAGGCGATGTTTCAACGAACTGTCTCCCCCTACGGCACGCCGACTAACGGGGCGTACGACGCCTACGTCGAGCACCTGTTGGACGCGGTCGATCGCTGCGAACCCAACCCGTATCGCCGCGCGTTCGAAACGATCGTGACAGAACACAATTTCGAGGTCGATGCGACGCCAGCCACACTCGCCGCCGACTACTGCGACCGCGAGGTCGACGCGACAATCACGACGGCCGGCGCGACGGAGGTACTCGAGTCCGTCGCCGCCACGAACCCGACTGGCATCATCACTAACGGCGACGGCGAACAGCAGCGTGCGAAACTCGAGTGCCACGGACTCGACGGACGGGTCGACGAGGTGCTCGTCTCGAACGAAGTGGGGGTTCGAAAGCCCGACCGGGAGCTGTTCGCGACCGCGAAAGATCGCTTGCCGGCGGACGACTACGTCTACGTCGGCGACAGCTACGAGGAGGACATCGTCGGGGCTCGCGACGCCGGCTTTCAGACGGTGTACGTCACCGGTGCTGGCGGATCTGCTGTCGAAGAGCCTGCTGCTGCGGACGCCGTCGTCGAGGGGGTCGGCAAGTTACGTGACCCCGGTTCGGTTCCGGGCTCGCTTCCAGGGGTACTCGAGGATGTGTTCGTATCGTAG
- a CDS encoding NADH:flavin oxidoreductase/NADH oxidase — protein sequence MADTDLFSPLTLRELEIPNRIAVSPMCQYSCDTDGLPTEWHRVHLGSRAVGGAGIVMTEATAVEPRGRITPHDLGIWTDEQATALEPITAFIREQGSVPAIQLAHAGHKASKRKPWEGNDPIAPEEGGWEVLSPSPEAYPPFDGERPEMQAATVDDIQDVVDAYRAAAERSLSAGFEIAEVHAAHGYLLHEFLSPVTNQREDDYGGSFEDRTRFVREVTAAVREVWPDDKPVFVRISGTDWLDDEPESWDVEQSARLAADLAEVGADLIDVSSGGLHPDQDATGGPNFQVPLAERVDEGGDLAVGAVGGVTEPKQADALVRNDRADLVLVGREFLRDPYFGLRAADELAGEEAPEKWPIQYRRGVR from the coding sequence ATGGCAGACACCGACCTGTTCTCGCCGCTCACGCTGCGAGAGCTCGAAATTCCAAACCGGATCGCCGTCTCGCCGATGTGCCAGTACTCCTGTGACACCGACGGCCTGCCGACCGAGTGGCACCGCGTCCACCTCGGCAGCCGCGCCGTCGGCGGTGCCGGCATCGTCATGACCGAGGCCACCGCCGTCGAACCGCGCGGGCGGATCACGCCCCACGATTTGGGCATCTGGACCGACGAGCAAGCGACTGCACTCGAGCCGATCACTGCGTTCATCCGCGAACAGGGCTCGGTGCCGGCGATCCAGTTGGCCCACGCGGGTCACAAGGCGAGCAAGCGAAAGCCCTGGGAGGGGAACGATCCGATTGCGCCCGAGGAGGGCGGCTGGGAGGTTCTCTCGCCATCGCCCGAGGCGTATCCGCCGTTCGACGGCGAGCGCCCAGAGATGCAAGCGGCGACGGTGGATGACATTCAGGACGTTGTCGACGCCTACCGCGCTGCGGCCGAGCGATCGCTTTCGGCCGGCTTCGAAATCGCGGAGGTTCACGCGGCCCACGGCTACCTGCTTCACGAATTCCTCTCGCCGGTGACGAATCAACGTGAAGACGATTACGGCGGAAGCTTCGAAGATCGGACGCGGTTCGTCCGCGAAGTGACGGCAGCCGTTCGTGAGGTCTGGCCCGACGACAAGCCCGTGTTCGTCCGCATTTCGGGCACCGACTGGCTGGACGACGAGCCCGAATCGTGGGATGTCGAACAGTCTGCACGGCTTGCAGCCGACCTCGCCGAAGTTGGTGCCGACCTGATCGACGTCAGTTCCGGTGGACTCCACCCCGACCAGGACGCCACAGGGGGCCCGAATTTCCAGGTTCCGCTGGCTGAGCGCGTCGACGAGGGAGGGGATCTCGCTGTGGGTGCTGTGGGGGGCGTTACCGAACCCAAGCAGGCCGATGCACTCGTGCGAAACGACCGCGCGGACCTCGTGTTGGTCGGCCGTGAGTTCCTGCGCGATCCGTACTTTGGGCTGCGTGCTGCGGACGAACTCGCGGGTGAGGAGGCCCCAGAAAAGTGGCCGATTCAGTACCGACGAGGAGTTCGGTAA
- a CDS encoding pyridoxal phosphate-dependent aminotransferase, whose translation MPLDLSDRVQTVPPSGIRRFFEIAEERDDVISLGVGEPDFATPWAARDAAIASLEVGKTSYTANRGKRELRERIADYVADGFDLEYDPADEIIVTAGASEAVDLAFRALVDPGDTVAIAQPSYISYEPGVIFAGGEVCSVPTSKADEFTLTVEALESAGADEADLLVLCYPNNPTGAVMSEAELEPIAEFAREHDLTVLSDEIYAELTYNGSHTSIATLEGMRERTIVFNGFSKAHAMTGLRLGYALGPPKAINAMNKIHQYTMLSAPTTAQHAAIEALDSCDEEVREMVAQYDRRRQFVLSRFREIGLDVFEAKGAFYCFPEVPDGWTAEEFAEGVLREEGVAVVPGDVFGAGGEGHLRVSYATGLNDLREALDRIETFVEEHV comes from the coding sequence ATGCCACTCGACCTCTCAGACCGCGTGCAGACGGTCCCGCCGTCCGGTATCAGACGCTTCTTCGAAATCGCAGAGGAGCGCGACGACGTCATCTCGCTCGGTGTCGGTGAACCAGACTTCGCGACGCCGTGGGCGGCCCGCGACGCCGCCATCGCCTCGCTCGAGGTGGGAAAGACCTCCTACACGGCGAACCGAGGAAAGCGCGAACTCCGCGAGCGGATCGCCGACTACGTCGCGGACGGCTTCGATCTGGAGTACGATCCAGCGGACGAGATCATCGTCACCGCGGGGGCAAGCGAGGCCGTCGACCTGGCCTTCCGCGCGCTCGTCGATCCCGGCGACACCGTCGCGATCGCCCAGCCGTCGTACATCTCCTACGAACCCGGTGTGATCTTCGCCGGCGGCGAGGTCTGCTCCGTTCCGACCAGCAAGGCGGACGAGTTCACACTCACCGTCGAGGCACTCGAGTCAGCCGGCGCAGACGAGGCCGATTTGCTCGTCCTCTGTTACCCCAACAACCCGACCGGCGCGGTGATGAGCGAGGCCGAACTCGAGCCGATCGCCGAGTTCGCCCGCGAGCACGATCTGACGGTGCTCTCGGACGAGATTTACGCCGAACTGACCTACAATGGGTCACATACCTCGATCGCGACACTCGAGGGGATGCGCGAACGGACCATCGTCTTCAACGGTTTCTCGAAGGCCCACGCGATGACCGGACTCCGACTCGGCTACGCGCTCGGTCCTCCGAAGGCGATCAATGCGATGAACAAGATCCACCAGTACACGATGCTCTCAGCGCCGACGACGGCCCAGCACGCGGCGATCGAGGCGCTCGACTCGTGCGACGAAGAGGTCCGCGAGATGGTCGCCCAGTACGACCGGCGACGGCAGTTCGTCCTCTCGCGGTTCCGCGAAATCGGGCTGGACGTCTTCGAGGCCAAGGGGGCGTTCTACTGCTTCCCGGAGGTTCCAGACGGCTGGACCGCAGAGGAGTTTGCGGAGGGTGTGCTCCGTGAGGAAGGCGTCGCGGTTGTCCCCGGCGACGTCTTCGGCGCGGGCGGCGAGGGTCACCTCCGTGTATCCTACGCGACTGGACTGAACGACCTCCGCGAGGCACTCGACCGGATCGAAACGTTCGTCGAAGAGCACGTCTGA
- a CDS encoding tripartite tricarboxylate transporter permease, which produces MAVAPVEFVTDPALTLQLLAWTLAGASLGSLSGLVPGLHANNFALLLAGIAASVPGPPLFVGCAMLAAGVVHTFLNAVPAMALGVPDAEMAVTALPGHRLVLDGRGYEAIRLSALGSILAVLVAIPLAIPVTRAVTAFYPTIRAHLPLVLAMVVVALVASEYTWRARFGGVLSFTLAAALGVLTLDLSPDAPLEAGGMLAPLFAGLFGAPVLIDAVFGSGIPPQRDGTIELPRWLVGATALAGALAGAVVGYIPGISAAIAAVAVLVLVPGNAGDRGYIVATSGVDTANTIFALFALVAIGQPRTGVMVAFENVNAPLELPILLGAVLLAGVCGFVLVIVVGERYLELVGRMAYWKISTAVLGLLLVLSYLFTGPLGIVVFVVAAAIGMVPVRLRARRVHLMGVLIGPLILSG; this is translated from the coding sequence ATGGCCGTCGCCCCGGTCGAGTTCGTCACCGATCCAGCACTGACGCTCCAACTGCTGGCCTGGACACTAGCTGGTGCGTCGCTGGGGAGTCTGAGTGGGCTCGTGCCCGGTCTCCACGCGAACAACTTCGCGCTCTTGCTCGCCGGCATCGCGGCGTCGGTTCCGGGTCCGCCGCTGTTTGTCGGCTGTGCGATGCTCGCCGCGGGTGTCGTCCACACCTTTCTCAACGCCGTACCGGCGATGGCACTCGGCGTTCCCGACGCAGAGATGGCAGTAACCGCGCTACCGGGCCACCGGCTGGTACTCGATGGCCGGGGCTACGAGGCGATCCGACTCTCGGCGCTGGGCAGCATCCTCGCCGTGCTCGTCGCGATCCCACTGGCAATCCCCGTAACCCGCGCCGTGACGGCGTTCTACCCGACGATTCGGGCACACCTGCCGCTCGTGTTGGCGATGGTCGTCGTTGCACTCGTCGCCTCCGAGTACACGTGGCGCGCCCGATTTGGTGGGGTGCTCTCCTTCACACTCGCGGCCGCGCTCGGTGTGCTGACGCTCGACCTCTCGCCGGACGCACCACTCGAGGCCGGCGGGATGCTCGCGCCGCTGTTCGCCGGCCTGTTCGGCGCGCCCGTGTTGATCGACGCGGTTTTCGGGTCGGGAATCCCGCCACAGCGCGATGGGACAATCGAACTCCCGCGCTGGCTCGTCGGTGCAACGGCACTCGCCGGCGCGCTTGCGGGCGCGGTCGTCGGCTATATTCCTGGCATTTCGGCCGCGATTGCAGCCGTCGCGGTGCTCGTGCTGGTTCCGGGAAACGCCGGCGACCGCGGCTACATCGTCGCGACGAGCGGGGTCGATACGGCGAATACGATTTTCGCGCTGTTCGCGCTCGTCGCGATCGGCCAACCCAGAACCGGCGTGATGGTCGCCTTCGAGAACGTGAACGCGCCGCTCGAACTTCCGATCCTGCTCGGTGCCGTGCTCCTCGCGGGCGTCTGCGGCTTCGTCCTCGTGATCGTTGTCGGCGAGCGCTACCTCGAACTGGTCGGCCGCATGGCGTACTGGAAGATTTCGACCGCCGTCCTGGGACTGTTACTCGTCCTCTCGTACCTGTTCACCGGCCCGCTCGGTATCGTCGTCTTCGTCGTCGCTGCCGCAATCGGCATGGTGCCGGTCCGCCTGCGGGCACGGCGAGTCCACCTGATGGGCGTGCTGATCGGTCCCCTAATTCTCAGTGGGTGA